A window of Bradyrhizobium sp. AZCC 1610 contains these coding sequences:
- a CDS encoding Hsp20 family protein yields the protein MRTYDLTPFYRSTVGFDRFFNLLDQVTSDGSPGYPPYNIERTGENAYRISVAVSGFSQGELSIVAKENTLTIKGEKTANENGKDNSEVLYRGIAARAFERIFQLADFVQVKSASLENGLLHVDLVREIPEAKKPRSIPINSGAQAPQVVDASVAA from the coding sequence ATGCGTACCTACGATCTCACCCCGTTTTATCGTTCCACCGTCGGCTTCGACCGCTTCTTCAACCTGCTCGATCAGGTGACGTCAGACGGCAGCCCCGGTTATCCGCCCTACAATATCGAGCGCACCGGTGAGAACGCCTACCGCATCAGCGTTGCGGTCTCCGGCTTCTCACAAGGCGAGCTGTCGATCGTCGCGAAGGAAAACACGCTGACGATCAAGGGCGAGAAAACCGCCAACGAGAACGGCAAGGACAATTCCGAAGTGCTGTACCGCGGCATCGCGGCGCGTGCCTTCGAGCGCATCTTCCAGCTTGCCGATTTCGTGCAGGTGAAGAGCGCCTCGCTCGAGAACGGCCTGCTCCACGTCGATCTCGTCCGCGAGATCCCCGAAGCCAAGAAGCCGCGCAGCATTCCGATCAATTCCGGCGCGCAGGCCCCGCAGGTGGTCGACGCTTCGGTCGCTGCGTAA
- a CDS encoding alpha/beta hydrolase — translation MTLVSIPANPVPEDVVSGTIKTPDGAELRFARWAPPAGRKGTVCVFTGRSESIEKYFETVRDLRDRGFAVAMIDWRGQGHSSRRLRDPRKGYVRDFSDFEVDVETFVQQVVLPDCPPPYFALAHSMGGAVMLRVARAGKRWFDRMVLTAPMIDLPGRRTALPTRALLRVMRLMGQGGRYVPGGSDALTGTESFINNPFTSDPVRYARNAAILEEDPTLGIGSPTVAWADTAFRAMHTFRGVNYPSEIRQPILMLAASNDTIVSTAAIEEFAYHLRAGSHLVIAGSRHEILQEQDRYRSQFWAAFDAFVPGTPLFK, via the coding sequence ATGACGCTCGTCTCTATTCCCGCCAATCCGGTTCCGGAGGACGTCGTCTCAGGCACCATCAAGACGCCCGACGGCGCGGAATTGCGGTTCGCGCGCTGGGCGCCGCCGGCGGGGCGCAAGGGCACGGTGTGCGTTTTCACCGGGCGCAGCGAGTCGATCGAAAAATATTTCGAGACGGTGCGGGACCTGCGCGACCGCGGCTTTGCGGTGGCGATGATTGACTGGCGTGGCCAGGGGCATTCGTCGCGCCGTCTGCGCGATCCGCGCAAGGGCTATGTCCGCGACTTCTCCGATTTCGAGGTCGACGTCGAAACCTTCGTGCAGCAGGTGGTGCTGCCGGATTGCCCGCCGCCCTATTTCGCGCTGGCGCATTCGATGGGCGGGGCGGTCATGCTGCGGGTGGCGCGCGCGGGAAAACGCTGGTTCGACCGCATGGTGCTGACGGCGCCGATGATCGACCTGCCGGGGCGCAGGACCGCGCTTCCGACGCGGGCGTTGCTGCGGGTGATGCGGCTGATGGGGCAGGGCGGCCGCTACGTGCCCGGCGGCAGCGATGCGCTGACCGGAACGGAATCCTTCATCAACAACCCCTTCACCAGCGATCCCGTGCGCTACGCCCGCAACGCCGCGATCCTGGAAGAAGATCCGACGCTGGGCATCGGCTCGCCGACGGTAGCCTGGGCCGATACCGCGTTCAGGGCGATGCATACCTTTCGTGGCGTGAACTATCCGTCCGAAATCCGCCAGCCGATCCTGATGCTGGCCGCCAGCAACGACACCATTGTTTCAACGGCCGCGATCGAGGAATTCGCCTATCATCTGCGCGCCGGCTCGCATCTGGTGATCGCGGGCTCCAGGCACGAGATCCTGCAGGAGCAGGACCGCTACCGCTCGCAATTCTGGGCGGCGTTCGACGCCTTCGTGCCGGGCACGCCGCTGTTCAAGTGA
- a CDS encoding tetratricopeptide repeat protein, with product MERRLAAIVCADVAGYSRMMGADEAGTHATFKAHRTAIYPIILNHGGRLVKNTGDGFLLEFPSIVGAIEAAIAMQMVMAERNEHLPADRSMQFRMGIHMGDVMADEDEVFGDDVNIAVRLESVAAPGGVAVSGKACHEAGKRLSVVLADAGPHRFKNIDEPIHVWTWQPAGSDAGGPAPKASTETSVTNLPAQYRTAIVGVLPFANLSESADEYFSDGLTEDLIHALSLQSFYRVLSRNATFSFKGKNVSTRLIAREIDATYLIQGSVRRAATKIRVTAELIAPETGEQLWTGRFDRDIGDLFAMQDELTTSLSAAIAAEIYRAEASAPPRASSNDITAWDRFLKGLSYYYLHTKADYETSIGLFREAIALDPTLSIARAYLATIQMQGMQFGWIKSTRELWESAMSLAESSVRLDPRSSFAFQILAYLHAVEGHYEAAMDAAKRAVGLNPYDMGARGVLGFCHLMSGEHRQAIELFTMAAQQGNNDPRYQWATVNAFSHYLLGQYDASLSWAREELYVNPNHLQALAIRAAALAQLGRTAEAVNAAEVLLSNYPTLTVERYLRNFHWKAAADIAHYRDGLVKAGIPFSKLTLVESSPRLAADS from the coding sequence ATGGAAAGACGCTTGGCAGCCATCGTCTGTGCTGACGTCGCCGGCTATTCCCGCATGATGGGGGCCGACGAGGCGGGGACGCACGCCACGTTCAAGGCCCATCGCACCGCGATCTACCCGATCATCCTCAATCACGGCGGCCGCCTTGTGAAGAACACCGGCGACGGCTTCCTCCTTGAATTTCCCTCTATCGTCGGCGCCATCGAGGCCGCGATCGCGATGCAGATGGTGATGGCCGAGCGAAACGAGCACCTCCCTGCCGATCGATCCATGCAGTTCCGCATGGGCATCCACATGGGCGACGTGATGGCCGACGAGGACGAGGTTTTCGGCGACGACGTCAATATCGCCGTCCGCCTCGAATCGGTCGCCGCCCCCGGCGGCGTGGCGGTTTCGGGCAAGGCCTGCCATGAGGCCGGCAAACGCCTCAGCGTCGTGCTGGCCGACGCCGGCCCCCACCGGTTCAAGAACATCGACGAGCCGATCCACGTCTGGACCTGGCAGCCCGCCGGCTCCGACGCCGGCGGCCCTGCGCCCAAAGCCTCGACCGAAACATCGGTCACCAATCTTCCGGCCCAGTACCGGACGGCGATCGTGGGCGTGCTGCCGTTCGCAAATCTGAGCGAGAGCGCGGACGAGTATTTTTCCGACGGGCTGACCGAAGACCTGATCCACGCGCTTTCGCTGCAATCCTTCTACCGGGTGCTGAGCCGGAATGCGACGTTCTCGTTCAAGGGCAAGAATGTCAGCACGCGCCTGATCGCGCGCGAGATCGACGCGACCTATCTGATCCAGGGCTCGGTCCGGCGCGCCGCAACCAAGATCCGCGTCACCGCCGAACTAATCGCGCCCGAGACCGGCGAGCAATTATGGACTGGCCGGTTCGACCGCGACATCGGCGACCTGTTCGCGATGCAGGACGAACTTACCACCAGCCTGTCCGCGGCGATCGCGGCCGAGATCTACCGGGCGGAGGCCTCCGCCCCGCCCCGCGCATCGTCGAACGACATCACTGCCTGGGATCGGTTCCTGAAAGGGCTGTCCTACTACTACCTGCACACCAAGGCGGATTACGAAACCTCGATCGGCCTGTTCAGGGAAGCCATCGCGCTCGATCCGACGCTGTCGATCGCGCGCGCCTATCTCGCCACCATCCAGATGCAGGGCATGCAGTTCGGATGGATCAAGAGCACGCGCGAATTGTGGGAATCCGCGATGAGCCTCGCGGAGAGCAGCGTCCGGCTCGACCCCCGTTCGTCTTTTGCGTTTCAGATTCTAGCCTATCTGCACGCGGTGGAAGGGCACTACGAGGCTGCGATGGATGCCGCAAAGCGCGCAGTCGGGCTCAATCCATACGACATGGGCGCCCGCGGCGTGCTCGGCTTTTGTCATCTCATGAGCGGCGAACACCGGCAAGCCATCGAGTTGTTTACGATGGCGGCGCAGCAAGGCAACAACGATCCTCGATATCAGTGGGCGACAGTGAACGCGTTCAGCCATTACCTGCTCGGGCAATATGACGCTTCGCTGTCCTGGGCGCGCGAAGAGCTTTATGTGAATCCCAATCATCTCCAGGCACTGGCGATACGGGCGGCAGCGCTGGCGCAATTGGGGCGAACGGCGGAAGCGGTAAACGCGGCCGAGGTTCTCTTGAGCAACTACCCGACCCTGACCGTCGAGCGCTACTTGCGGAATTTTCACTGGAAGGCCGCGGCCGACATTGCCCATTACCGTGACGGCCTTGTGAAAGCCGGCATCCCCTTCAGCAAATTGACTCTCGTCGAATCCTCTCCAAGGCTTGCCGCAGATTCCTGA
- a CDS encoding LysE family translocator, translating into MMVETLGIHELWLFILSGLLLNVTPGPDTAYIIGRSIQFGWRGGAAAATGISVGCLVHVFGAAIGLSALLMASSTAFTVLKWAGAAYLLFTGIQMLLSRPQPIAEAAAAAETSLSRVFWQGALTNVLNPKVALFFLAFLPQFVAADSGHKTLAFLVLGLIFITSGTLWCFGVAAFAARAARRIRQSAGVMAWINRALGGLFVYLGIRVAMLETR; encoded by the coding sequence ATGATGGTTGAGACGCTCGGCATTCATGAACTCTGGCTTTTCATCCTCTCCGGGCTCCTGCTCAACGTCACCCCGGGGCCGGACACCGCCTATATTATCGGCCGCAGCATCCAGTTCGGATGGCGCGGCGGGGCGGCGGCTGCAACCGGGATCAGCGTCGGCTGCCTCGTTCACGTGTTCGGCGCCGCGATCGGCCTGTCGGCGCTGTTGATGGCGTCATCGACCGCCTTCACGGTGCTGAAATGGGCCGGTGCCGCCTATCTCCTGTTTACGGGGATCCAGATGTTGCTGTCGCGGCCGCAGCCGATTGCGGAGGCGGCGGCAGCGGCCGAGACGTCGCTTTCCCGCGTGTTCTGGCAGGGCGCGCTGACCAACGTGCTCAATCCGAAAGTGGCGCTGTTCTTCCTGGCCTTCCTGCCGCAATTCGTGGCGGCGGACTCCGGCCACAAGACGCTGGCCTTCCTGGTGCTCGGCCTGATCTTCATCACCAGCGGCACGCTGTGGTGCTTCGGGGTTGCGGCCTTCGCGGCAAGGGCGGCCCGCCGCATCCGGCAATCGGCTGGCGTGATGGCCTGGATCAACCGGGCTCTCGGCGGGCTCTTCGTCTATCTCGGCATCCGCGTCGCGATGCTGGAGACGCGCTAG
- a CDS encoding sulfite exporter TauE/SafE family protein, producing MIDSLLLLVTATFLLAGFVKGALGLGLPTVSMGLLAVSMPPAQAIAIVIVPAIVTNVWQTFGGPYLRDIFRRLWPLLAGTAAGVWLNAASLTGPYARYTTIALGLLLAINAIIGLSKFNFTVARRNEKWVGGIVGLITGMISAATGVQVIPSVPFLQAIGMEKEELIQALGVFFTVATLALGLNLTGAGLLTAATALPGAVAMAASFAGMFIGQAVRTRLQPDIFRRWFQIGMIVLGLYLAGNALAKLIS from the coding sequence ATGATCGATAGCCTGCTTCTCCTCGTCACCGCCACCTTCCTGCTCGCGGGCTTCGTGAAGGGCGCACTCGGGCTCGGCCTGCCGACGGTATCGATGGGCCTGCTTGCGGTGTCGATGCCGCCGGCCCAGGCGATCGCCATCGTCATCGTGCCGGCGATCGTCACCAACGTCTGGCAAACCTTCGGCGGTCCTTATCTGCGCGATATTTTCCGACGGCTATGGCCGTTGCTGGCAGGAACGGCCGCGGGAGTCTGGCTGAACGCGGCGTCGCTGACCGGGCCCTATGCGCGCTACACCACGATCGCGCTCGGCCTGTTACTGGCGATCAATGCCATTATCGGCCTGAGCAAGTTTAATTTCACCGTTGCCCGCCGAAACGAAAAATGGGTCGGCGGCATCGTCGGGCTGATCACCGGCATGATTTCGGCGGCAACCGGCGTGCAGGTCATTCCGTCGGTGCCGTTCCTGCAGGCGATCGGCATGGAGAAGGAAGAGCTGATCCAGGCATTGGGCGTGTTCTTCACAGTCGCGACCCTGGCGCTCGGCCTCAACCTCACCGGCGCCGGCCTGCTGACGGCCGCAACCGCACTGCCGGGCGCGGTCGCCATGGCGGCGTCCTTTGCCGGCATGTTTATCGGACAGGCGGTGCGGACGCGGCTGCAGCCGGATATCTTTCGGCGCTGGTTCCAGATCGGCATGATCGTGCTCGGCCTCTATCTCGCCGGCAATGCGCTTGCGAAACTGATCTCGTAA
- a CDS encoding LysR substrate-binding domain-containing protein — translation MRFDLVDLQLFIAVAETRSITNGAAKVHLALASASARIKGLEEALGVSLLTRGRRGVELTPAGESLLDHARVVIHNVEAMRGDLAAFARGVKATVRLLANTSSISEYLPKALAAFLSQHPHISIDVEERESADIARAIASGSADLGLAAEHALPGNIERIPFSEDRLVLVAPRDGDLANRRQVDFSEVVDRDFVGLITSSALHAHVAGHAARLGARLRFRARMNNFDAIGQMVAAGIGVAVMPEVAAKRCARSMKINTIRIRDSWADRRLAICARSFKALPRPAKQLADYLRNAVL, via the coding sequence ATGCGTTTCGATCTGGTCGATCTTCAGCTCTTCATCGCGGTGGCGGAGACGCGCAGCATCACCAACGGCGCGGCAAAGGTTCATCTCGCGCTGGCCTCGGCGAGCGCGCGGATCAAGGGACTGGAAGAAGCGCTCGGCGTATCGCTGCTGACGCGTGGCCGCCGCGGCGTCGAGCTGACGCCGGCCGGTGAAAGCCTGCTCGATCATGCAAGGGTCGTGATCCACAATGTCGAGGCGATGCGCGGCGATCTGGCCGCTTTTGCCCGCGGTGTGAAGGCGACGGTCCGCCTGCTCGCGAATACGTCAAGCATCTCTGAATATCTGCCGAAGGCCCTTGCCGCCTTTCTCAGCCAGCATCCCCACATCTCGATCGATGTCGAAGAGCGCGAAAGCGCGGACATCGCCCGCGCAATCGCCAGCGGCAGCGCCGATCTGGGGCTCGCGGCCGAACATGCGCTGCCCGGCAATATCGAGCGGATCCCGTTCAGCGAGGACCGCCTGGTGCTGGTTGCTCCACGCGACGGGGACCTTGCGAACCGGCGGCAGGTCGATTTCAGTGAAGTGGTGGATCGCGACTTTGTCGGCCTTATCACCTCCAGCGCGCTGCATGCCCACGTCGCCGGACACGCCGCAAGGCTCGGCGCGCGGCTGCGTTTCCGCGCCCGGATGAACAATTTCGATGCGATCGGCCAGATGGTCGCCGCCGGTATCGGGGTTGCTGTGATGCCCGAGGTCGCCGCAAAACGTTGCGCGCGTTCGATGAAGATTAATACGATCAGGATCAGGGATTCCTGGGCCGACCGGCGGCTTGCGATCTGCGCCCGCAGTTTCAAGGCGCTGCCGCGACCGGCAAAACAGCTGGCGGACTATTTGCGCAACGCGGTGCTGTGA
- a CDS encoding cysteine hydrolase family protein — protein MDALIVVDMQVGLLNGEPKHDLRDVVERINHLAAKVRERSGTVIFVQHCGGKGDDFEPETPGWALLPELHREPTDIVVRKTLNDPFAGTDLSARLQAIAPDRILITGWATDFCVDATVRSAVSNHYDVVVVMDAHTLNDRPHLDAASVIRHHNWVWGNLITQRSVRLARTDELLL, from the coding sequence ATGGATGCATTGATCGTCGTCGATATGCAGGTCGGGCTCCTCAACGGGGAGCCGAAGCACGATCTGCGCGATGTCGTCGAGCGCATCAACCACCTCGCTGCCAAGGTCCGCGAACGGTCTGGCACGGTCATCTTCGTCCAGCATTGCGGCGGCAAGGGCGACGATTTCGAGCCGGAAACGCCCGGCTGGGCGCTTCTTCCAGAACTGCACCGCGAGCCCACCGATATCGTGGTTCGGAAGACCCTGAACGATCCTTTCGCCGGGACCGACCTGTCCGCTCGCCTGCAAGCGATCGCACCGGACCGGATCCTCATCACGGGATGGGCAACCGATTTTTGTGTCGACGCGACCGTGCGGTCTGCCGTTTCGAACCATTACGATGTCGTCGTGGTAATGGACGCCCACACCTTGAACGACCGTCCCCACCTCGACGCGGCGAGCGTCATTCGTCACCACAACTGGGTCTGGGGCAACCTGATCACCCAACGATCGGTCAGGCTCGCGCGCACCGACGAACTCCTGCTCTGA
- the hisN gene encoding histidinol-phosphatase has protein sequence MTVIDFTAFIGRLATASGETILPFFRTSLSIDNKSASDFDPVTEADRAAEAVMRRLIKGNFPQHGIVGEEFGNEREDAEYVWVLDPIDGTKSFIAGFPIWGTLIALLHKGTPVFGMMHQPYIGERFSGDSGSAHYSGPSGERRLTTRRCASLKEATSFTTSPLLMNAADREIFGRVESAVKLSRYGGDCYSYCMLAAGHLDLVVETELKPYDIAALIPIVTGAGGIVTNWEGKPAQSGGRIVAAGDARVHEATLKLLNS, from the coding sequence GTGACGGTCATCGATTTCACAGCCTTCATCGGCCGCCTCGCGACTGCGTCCGGTGAAACCATCCTGCCGTTCTTCCGGACCTCGCTCTCCATCGACAACAAGAGCGCGAGCGATTTCGATCCGGTCACCGAGGCCGACCGCGCCGCGGAAGCGGTGATGCGCCGCCTGATCAAGGGCAATTTTCCCCAGCACGGCATCGTCGGCGAGGAGTTCGGCAACGAGCGTGAGGACGCCGAATATGTCTGGGTGCTGGATCCGATCGACGGCACCAAATCCTTCATCGCGGGATTTCCGATCTGGGGCACGCTGATCGCGCTGTTGCACAAGGGCACGCCGGTGTTCGGCATGATGCACCAGCCCTATATCGGCGAGCGCTTTTCCGGCGATAGCGGTTCAGCGCATTATTCCGGGCCGTCCGGTGAGCGGCGGCTGACGACGCGGCGCTGCGCCTCGCTGAAGGAAGCGACCTCCTTCACCACGAGCCCACTATTGATGAACGCCGCCGACCGCGAAATCTTCGGCCGGGTCGAGAGTGCGGTTAAGCTGTCGCGCTATGGCGGAGACTGCTATTCCTACTGCATGCTGGCGGCCGGCCATCTCGACCTCGTGGTCGAGACCGAGCTCAAGCCCTACGACATCGCAGCCTTGATCCCGATCGTCACCGGCGCCGGCGGCATCGTCACCAACTGGGAAGGCAAGCCGGCCCAGAGCGGCGGCCGCATCGTCGCCGCCGGCGACGCCCGGGTGCACGAGGCCACGCTGAAACTCTTGAACAGCTAG
- a CDS encoding N-formylglutamate amidohydrolase, protein MTQFDGELSPPFEILEPAHWRAPIIFNSPHSGSVYPLEFLNASRIDLAALRRSEDSFMDELIGDLSAQGFPTVRVNFPRSYVDVNREPYELDPRMFTGRLPSFANTRSMRVAGGLGTIPRVVGDGQEIYRERLSVDDALGRIEALYKPYHRALRRLINKAHQAFGTVILVDCHSMPSVGVSRDEPRRPDIVIGDRYGTSCASLLPDVVEEIMSGLGYSIGRNKPYAGGFITEHYGNPASGLHTVQLELNRAIYMDERRRERSPRFAQVAADFAALADALAQVPLGDLGPFQAAAE, encoded by the coding sequence ATGACCCAGTTTGATGGCGAGCTGTCGCCCCCGTTCGAGATCCTGGAGCCGGCGCACTGGCGGGCGCCGATCATCTTCAACTCGCCCCATTCCGGCTCGGTCTATCCGCTCGAATTTCTCAATGCCTCCCGGATCGACCTTGCCGCGCTGCGCCGCTCCGAGGATTCGTTCATGGATGAACTGATCGGAGACCTGAGCGCGCAGGGCTTTCCGACGGTCCGGGTCAATTTCCCCCGCTCCTATGTCGACGTGAACCGCGAGCCCTATGAGCTCGATCCGCGCATGTTCACCGGACGCCTGCCGAGCTTCGCCAATACCCGCTCGATGCGGGTTGCCGGCGGCCTCGGCACCATTCCGCGCGTGGTCGGCGACGGGCAGGAAATCTACCGCGAGCGGCTTTCCGTCGACGACGCGCTGGGGCGGATCGAAGCGCTCTACAAGCCCTATCACCGGGCGCTGCGGCGGCTGATCAACAAGGCCCATCAGGCGTTCGGAACCGTAATCCTGGTGGATTGCCATTCGATGCCGTCGGTCGGCGTGTCGCGCGACGAGCCGCGGCGGCCCGACATCGTGATCGGCGACCGCTACGGCACCAGTTGCGCGAGCCTGCTGCCCGATGTCGTCGAGGAAATCATGAGCGGGCTCGGCTATTCGATCGGCCGCAACAAGCCCTATGCCGGCGGCTTCATCACCGAGCACTACGGCAACCCGGCCAGCGGACTGCACACCGTGCAGCTCGAGCTCAATCGCGCGATCTATATGGACGAGCGGCGGCGCGAACGCAGCCCGCGCTTTGCGCAGGTGGCCGCCGATTTCGCCGCGCTGGCTGACGCGCTGGCGCAGGTGCCGCTCGGGGATCTGGGCCCGTTCCAGGCGGCGGCGGAGTAA
- the cpdR gene encoding cell cycle two-component system response regulator CpdR, whose protein sequence is MHKILLAEDDNDMRRFLVKALENAGFQVSPHDNGLSAYQRLREEPFEMLLTDIVMPEMDGIELARRASELDPDIKIMFITGFAAVALNSDSAAPKNAKVLAKPVHLRELVSEVNKMLAA, encoded by the coding sequence ATGCACAAGATCCTCCTCGCCGAAGACGACAACGACATGCGCCGCTTCCTGGTCAAGGCACTGGAAAACGCGGGGTTTCAGGTCTCGCCCCACGACAATGGCTTGTCGGCCTACCAGCGGCTGCGCGAGGAGCCGTTCGAGATGCTGCTAACCGATATCGTGATGCCGGAAATGGACGGCATCGAGCTGGCGCGCCGCGCCTCGGAACTCGACCCCGACATCAAGATCATGTTCATCACCGGCTTTGCCGCGGTCGCGCTGAATTCCGATTCGGCAGCGCCTAAGAATGCCAAGGTGCTGGCCAAGCCGGTTCACCTGCGCGAACTGGTCAGCGAAGTGAACAAGATGCTGGCGGCCTGA
- a CDS encoding adenylate/guanylate cyclase domain-containing protein, with protein sequence MQAPGPERRLAAILAADMVGYSRLMEVDESGTLARLKTHRLELIDPAIAKNRGRIIKTTGDGLLVEFQSVADAVLCAAEVQRRMARRNADVSPARWIQFRIGINLGDVIVEENDIFGDGVNVAARLEALAEPGGICISGAVRDQVGDRLDEIAFEDLGEQSVKNITRPIHVFRVRLESATIAALESSKEASATPVTRKPSIAVLPLVNMSGDPEQEFFADGLTEDIITELSRFRDLLVISRNSTFVHKGKAVKVQEVARELGVEYVLEGSVRKVGDRVRVTVQLIDAQTDRHIWAERYDRKLEDIFAIQDEVTGAIVATLPGRVEAATQERVKRKPTDNMAAYECVLAAKVLHHRSQRDANAEAQLLLDRAIALDPNYAHAHAWKACVLGQTWVYGWCADRDATFQRVADELQIALALDDNDSDVHRILAAVNLTRNDHDKAAYHQERAIALNPNYDLIVVQQGEFLTWLGRPEEGIDWIRKAMRLNPYHPERFWNHLGRALYCAERFAEAAEAFARITRPDHTHHAFLAAIFAQMGNTVAAAAHAAEVVKLEPTFSVASYLATQHYKQDADRARHEAGLLKAGLPV encoded by the coding sequence ATGCAGGCGCCTGGACCTGAGCGAAGACTCGCAGCGATCCTTGCCGCCGACATGGTCGGCTACAGCCGGCTGATGGAGGTCGACGAGTCGGGCACGCTCGCCCGTCTCAAGACCCACCGGCTCGAGCTCATCGACCCGGCCATCGCCAAGAATCGCGGTCGCATCATCAAGACAACCGGCGATGGGCTGCTGGTCGAATTCCAGAGTGTTGCGGACGCGGTGCTGTGCGCGGCCGAGGTCCAGCGCAGGATGGCGCGGCGCAATGCCGATGTGTCGCCGGCCCGGTGGATTCAGTTCCGCATCGGCATCAATCTCGGCGACGTGATCGTCGAGGAAAACGACATTTTCGGCGACGGCGTCAACGTCGCGGCGCGCCTCGAGGCGCTCGCCGAACCGGGTGGCATCTGCATCTCGGGCGCGGTGCGCGATCAAGTCGGTGATCGGCTGGACGAGATCGCATTCGAGGATCTCGGCGAGCAGAGCGTCAAGAATATCACCCGCCCGATCCATGTCTTCCGGGTGCGGCTCGAGTCAGCCACGATCGCAGCGCTCGAAAGCAGCAAGGAGGCTTCGGCAACACCCGTTACCAGAAAGCCATCCATCGCCGTGCTGCCGCTGGTGAACATGAGCGGCGATCCGGAGCAGGAATTCTTTGCGGACGGCCTCACCGAGGACATCATCACCGAGCTGTCGCGCTTCCGTGACCTGCTCGTCATCTCGCGCAACTCGACCTTCGTGCACAAGGGCAAAGCCGTAAAGGTGCAGGAGGTCGCGCGCGAGCTCGGCGTCGAATACGTCCTCGAAGGCAGTGTGCGCAAGGTTGGCGATCGCGTCCGCGTCACCGTGCAGTTGATCGACGCTCAAACCGACCGGCACATCTGGGCCGAGCGCTACGACCGCAAGCTGGAAGACATCTTCGCCATCCAGGACGAAGTGACCGGCGCGATCGTTGCAACGCTTCCCGGCCGCGTCGAAGCGGCCACGCAGGAACGCGTAAAGCGCAAGCCAACCGACAACATGGCCGCGTATGAATGCGTCCTCGCTGCCAAAGTGCTGCACCATCGCTCGCAGCGCGACGCCAACGCAGAGGCGCAGCTTCTGCTTGATCGCGCCATCGCGCTCGATCCGAACTACGCGCACGCGCATGCCTGGAAAGCCTGCGTGCTGGGCCAGACCTGGGTCTATGGATGGTGCGCGGATCGCGACGCCACCTTTCAGCGGGTCGCTGACGAGTTGCAGATTGCGCTAGCGCTGGATGATAACGACAGCGACGTTCACCGCATCCTGGCTGCGGTCAACCTGACGCGCAACGATCATGACAAGGCGGCGTATCATCAGGAACGCGCAATTGCGCTCAATCCGAACTATGATCTGATCGTGGTGCAGCAGGGCGAGTTTCTGACCTGGCTGGGGCGGCCGGAAGAGGGGATCGACTGGATCAGGAAGGCAATGCGCCTCAATCCGTACCACCCCGAGCGCTTCTGGAACCACCTCGGCCGCGCCCTCTACTGCGCCGAGAGATTCGCGGAAGCCGCCGAAGCCTTCGCGCGGATCACGCGGCCCGACCACACCCATCACGCCTTCCTCGCGGCCATCTTCGCGCAGATGGGCAATACCGTTGCCGCCGCCGCCCATGCCGCTGAGGTCGTGAAGCTTGAACCGACTTTCTCGGTGGCCAGCTATCTCGCCACCCAGCATTACAAGCAGGACGCCGACCGGGCGCGTCATGAGGCGGGGCTACTCAAGGCGGGGTTACCGGTGTGA